Within the Rickettsia rickettsii genome, the region TACCACTCAGCCAGCAAGGAGTGGTAGTACATACTTGGATATGATATTTACCAACTCGCTTTAAGTTAAACATAGTATAAAATGTTGCAACCTCATAAGCCCGTATATAAGGCATTGCTAACATATTTGCTACATATTCGATAGCAGGAACAGGTAGCCAGCCGCCGTTTTGACGTTGTGCTAGATCAAGCAGCGGAAGTATTGCACTTCTTTTTCCATGCGGTGGATATTTTTTTATAATCTCTTCTGCTAGATTTAAATTTTTCTTATCAAATGTAAAATTTGTAATTTTTGTATTCATATATTTTTAGTATGGTATAGTTTTATGTCATTTCTGCGCAAGCAGGAATCCGTAGAACTATTTAATTAAATCTGTCCATTCAGGATTAGTTTTTTCTATCAGTTCTATTTTCCAACTATGTTGCCATTTTTTCAAGTTTTTTTCTTGTAAGTGCTGAATATCAGTAAATTCTTCTGTATAAACAAGCTTTATAATATTATATTTTGAGGTAAAACCTTTATTATTTTTTGTTTATGTTCATAAGCACGACTTATTATATTATTAGTAATACCAATATATAAAGTACCATGCTTATTAGAGCATAAGATATATACCCAATATATTTTTTGTTTTTTAGTTTTATTTTATGGATTCCTGTTTTCGCAGGAATGACAGAGCAACGCAAGTACAAGCCCACGGCATGACAAATATATTACCTATCTATCTCACCAAATACTATATCAAGCGTTGCAATAATAGTAATAACATCTGCCATTAAATGACCTTGAGACATAAAATCTAGTCCTTGCAAATGAGCAAAGCCGGGTGCTTTAATACGACATCTATAAGGTCTATTACCTCCTCGCGAGTATAAATATACACCAAATTCGCCTTTAGGGGCTTCTACGGCTTTATAGGTCTCACCGGCTGGGACGTCATATCCTTCTGTATAGAGCTTAAAATGATGAATCATTGCTTCCATAGATTCTTTCATTTTGGCTCTTGTCGGTGGTGTTAATTTAGGATCATCGGTTTTAATTGCACCTTTCGGCATTTTTTCTATACATTGCTTGATTATCTTGATTGATTCGTACATTTCAAGCATACGAACGAAATATCTGTCGTAACAATCACCGTTTTTGCCGATTGGTACTTTAAAGTCCATTTCATCGTAAACGTCATAAGGGTTTGACTTGCGTAAATCCCAAGCTATACCCGAACCTCTAAGCATTGGTCCTGAAAACCCCCAGTCCATTGCCTCTTTTTGAGACACAACGCCGATATCTACTAAACGTTGTTTCCATAATCTATTTTCATTTAGTAGACTTTCAATATCGTGAAGTTTAGGAGGAAACTGTTCTATAAACTTATCTATATCCTCAAGTAAACCTTCGGGTAAATCTGCTACAACCCCGCCCGGTCTAAAGTAGTTTGAATGCATACGAGAGCCGGAAACATGCTCGTAAAATTCCATGATCTTTTCTCGCTCTTCAAAGAGCCATAATAAAGGAGTAGTAGCACCGATATCTAAAGCTTGGCTGCCAATATTCAAAGTATGGTTCAAAATTCTTGTTAGCTCTGAGAATAGTACCCTGATAAACTGAGCTCTTCGTGGGACTTCGCATTCTAATAACGACTCAACAGCTAAAGCAAATGCATGTTCCTGACACATCGGTGAAACATAATCAAGACGATCAAAATATGGTATAGCCTGCAAATATGTTTTATGCTCAATAAGCTTTTCCGTACCACGATGAAGTAACCCAATATGAGGGTCGGCATTATTTACTACTTCCCCGTCCATCTCAAGTATTAACCTTAAAACTCCGTGAGTTGCCGGATGCTGTGGACCAAGGTTTAGAGTTATAGTTTTGGTGTTGTTAGTCATAGTATTTTTCCTACTGTCACCTAGTTCGCTTGACCACGGGGTCCAGTCTTTTGTATTTTTTCTGGATCCCGCGATCAAGTCACAGGATTACATTCATTTTATTTCTGGATTCCTGCTTTCGCAGGAATGACATTGGTTGCCTTCTCATCACCTGGCAATACATAACTCGGGCTATGCCAGTGCGAGCTAAAATCAAACTCACGATATTCTATGTCTAAATCGACCGGTTCATAAGCTACTTTCTTTAGCTTCTCATCATATTTAACTTGTGTATAGCCTGTTAACGGGAAATCTTTACGTAATGGATGCCCCTCAAATTCGTAATCGGTTAGTATGCGTCTTTTATCGTCATTACCCTCGAAATTTACCCCGTACATATCGTAAACTTCACGCTCATACCAACAAGCGGCACTAAATATACTCATTGCTGAAGGTATAGTTTCTTGTTCAGATATATATACTTTTATTATAAGACGCTTATTTAATTTTAAGCTTAATAAATTATATACTACTTCAAACCTTTTATAGTCAATTGATTTGGACTCGCCTACATTGTCGCTCGTCGTTCTCCTATTAGTTATAGGCTTCGCGCCTTGCTCCTTGTGGCCAAGCCCAACTGAATTGACTACGTTATTCTGAGGAAAATCAGCCCCAAATAAATCAGTAAGTAAAGTGAAGCGTAATTCTTCCGATTCTTTTAAAGCTTTTAAAAACGGCAATAAAAAATTCGGCTCGATTTTATAAGCTAGGTAATCTTTAACCGTGATCGGAGTTATTAAAATGTTAGATTTAGCTGCAAGTCTTTCAATGAGTTTGTCTAGCGTCATACTTAAAACCTGTAGTGCGTTTAATTTTTTTCTGTAACTGCATCAGCCCGTAAATTAATGCTTCGGCGGTAGGAGGGCAGCCAGGG harbors:
- the nuoE gene encoding NADH-quinone oxidoreductase subunit NuoE, with amino-acid sequence MNTKITNFTFDKKNLNLAEEIIKKYPPHGKRSAILPLLDLAQRQNGGWLPVPAIEYVANMLAMPYIRAYEVATFYTMFNLKRVGKYHIQVCTTTPCWLSGSDDIMKICEKKLGVKLKETTEDQKFTLSEIECLGACVNAPVVQINDDYYEDLTQEKMGEIIDKLQND
- the nuoD gene encoding NADH dehydrogenase (quinone) subunit D; the protein is MTNNTKTITLNLGPQHPATHGVLRLILEMDGEVVNNADPHIGLLHRGTEKLIEHKTYLQAIPYFDRLDYVSPMCQEHAFALAVESLLECEVPRRAQFIRVLFSELTRILNHTLNIGSQALDIGATTPLLWLFEEREKIMEFYEHVSGSRMHSNYFRPGGVVADLPEGLLEDIDKFIEQFPPKLHDIESLLNENRLWKQRLVDIGVVSQKEAMDWGFSGPMLRGSGIAWDLRKSNPYDVYDEMDFKVPIGKNGDCYDRYFVRMLEMYESIKIIKQCIEKMPKGAIKTDDPKLTPPTRAKMKESMEAMIHHFKLYTEGYDVPAGETYKAVEAPKGEFGVYLYSRGGNRPYRCRIKAPGFAHLQGLDFMSQGHLMADVITIIATLDIVFGEIDR
- a CDS encoding NADH-quinone oxidoreductase subunit C; protein product: MTLDKLIERLAAKSNILITPITVKDYLAYKIEPNFLLPFLKALKESEELRFTLLTDLFGADFPQNNVVNSVGLGHKEQGAKPITNRRTTSDNVGESKSIDYKRFEVVYNLLSLKLNKRLIIKVYISEQETIPSAMSIFSAACWYEREVYDMYGVNFEGNDDKRRILTDYEFEGHPLRKDFPLTGYTQVKYDEKLKKVAYEPVDLDIEYREFDFSSHWHSPSYVLPGDEKATNVIPAKAGIQK